One Methylophilus sp. TWE2 DNA segment encodes these proteins:
- a CDS encoding YafY family protein, producing the protein MYDTIFRKMKTPSSLVRRLFLLEAILLWEGRLNNARLREIFDLKGVRASEWIREFRDLHPDWLEWDNVTKSYHATETAFTAAPRTAKGHHNVSASLNQYLALVGLPYASTEPSLHRGAWSAYPSISAPTPRIFSSITEAIRLHRRIEISYMSMSDPEPHKRIISPHSLVQAGRRWHTRAFSSEHQQFRDYALGRIVSAVLLDDDSERDEIDDVAWVTYVQVRLVAHPELTAAQESVIRFEYFNNTAARTDTCRGALVNYFIQDIRAATDIKKQKPPEYQLAISNIEEVHPWLFPGT; encoded by the coding sequence TTGTATGATACAATTTTCCGTAAGATGAAGACACCATCCTCTTTAGTGCGGCGACTATTTCTGTTGGAAGCCATCCTTTTATGGGAAGGCAGGCTTAATAACGCCCGTCTACGTGAGATATTCGACCTAAAAGGGGTGCGCGCTAGCGAGTGGATTCGGGAATTTCGCGATCTTCATCCAGATTGGTTAGAGTGGGATAATGTCACTAAAAGCTATCACGCCACGGAGACAGCCTTCACAGCTGCGCCAAGGACTGCTAAAGGGCATCATAACGTTTCGGCATCCTTGAACCAGTATCTGGCCTTGGTCGGATTGCCATACGCTTCAACAGAGCCTTCCCTCCATAGAGGAGCATGGTCAGCTTATCCAAGTATCTCAGCTCCAACCCCTCGCATTTTTTCGTCGATAACAGAGGCTATTCGGTTACACCGGAGAATTGAGATCAGCTATATGTCCATGAGCGATCCAGAGCCACACAAGCGAATAATCTCACCACATAGCCTGGTACAGGCAGGCCGACGCTGGCACACCCGAGCGTTCAGTTCAGAACATCAACAGTTCAGAGACTATGCGCTTGGCCGTATCGTCTCGGCTGTATTGCTCGACGACGATTCAGAAAGGGATGAGATAGATGACGTAGCTTGGGTGACCTATGTGCAGGTGCGACTCGTTGCACATCCAGAGCTGACTGCTGCACAAGAGTCCGTGATCCGATTTGAATACTTCAACAACACTGCGGCGCGCACTGATACTTGCCGAGGGGCTCTGGTTAACTACTTCATCCAGGATATACGCGCGGCTACGGATATAAAGAAACAGAAGCCGCCTGAGTATCAACTGGCAATTTCGAATATCGAGGAGGTGCACCCATGGCTATTCCCTGGAACATAA
- a CDS encoding TnsA endonuclease N-terminal domain-containing protein has translation MSYLIPSDCSVTSIAFAPPGELSRKVVKRSNARVTFKYPSWKMQTSLQCESENERNCMLYLDMSPHVISFRPQPCEIQYVMNGQDHVHYPDFHVETNGGQHLIEVKTLSGLDQHIRDRSDLLTKLLPNHGFQYHLVIAELIDNPVFLSNAWYIKRNGKIQMPMLAREQLRRLFQSMGGIPWRSLQSTSENPYLNQYVCQLILEGLLVVDLTKPITAETLVAWVNYQHAEGEGTWASLISKKVQ, from the coding sequence ATGAGTTATTTAATACCATCAGACTGCTCGGTAACGAGCATCGCTTTTGCCCCACCTGGGGAGTTAAGCCGCAAGGTTGTGAAGCGGTCGAATGCTAGGGTGACCTTCAAATACCCGAGCTGGAAAATGCAGACCAGTCTGCAGTGCGAATCTGAAAACGAGCGCAACTGCATGCTGTATCTGGACATGAGCCCTCATGTCATCAGCTTCAGACCGCAGCCCTGCGAAATCCAGTATGTCATGAATGGGCAAGACCATGTCCACTATCCTGACTTCCATGTTGAGACCAATGGTGGTCAACACCTCATTGAGGTTAAAACCTTATCGGGTCTGGATCAGCATATTCGTGATCGCTCAGATCTGCTGACAAAGCTGTTGCCGAATCACGGATTCCAGTACCACCTAGTGATTGCTGAGTTGATTGATAACCCGGTGTTTCTGAGTAACGCCTGGTACATCAAACGCAATGGCAAGATTCAAATGCCTATGTTGGCCCGTGAGCAACTTCGTCGGCTTTTTCAGAGCATGGGTGGTATTCCATGGCGCTCTCTGCAGAGTACTTCTGAAAACCCGTACCTCAACCAGTACGTGTGCCAACTGATTCTGGAAGGGTTACTAGTCGTTGACCTTACAAAGCCCATTACAGCTGAAACATTGGTTGCCTGGGTTAATTATCAACATGCGGAAGGAGAAGGAACATGGGCGTCGCTTATTTCCAAAAAGGTGCAGTAA
- a CDS encoding TniB family NTP-binding protein, whose translation MNTQTMNQKNIRNCIDEMLIQSSTFMRASTRLEQHFNNSVGAFEPLGIAVVGESRSGKSRVIDALMLKHKEDRTQEGLRVPILKVTTPAKPTVKGFVDAMLYAIGDRVKTGRETEITKTERLKLLLKQAGTTLLVIEEFQHFYDRGSRKVQHHLSDFLKNLLEETKIFLVVVGLPTSINVINQNEQLSGRMLGVIKMQRYNWSNKDSQYEFIRILMGFKSGLRGFKLPAIGNENIAFRFFCASGGLIGYVVKILKQAVCDAIEEDRTEITMRHLEEAFSNAIWLEGVSFAHNPFASSFDPTPTKALMDQVARIGLSAADLESLRMRELNTKGALLTPKGGLYN comes from the coding sequence ATGAATACACAAACTATGAACCAAAAAAATATCCGTAATTGTATTGATGAGATGTTGATACAGAGTTCAACCTTTATGCGTGCCTCAACACGCCTTGAGCAGCATTTCAATAATTCTGTCGGTGCGTTTGAGCCACTCGGGATTGCGGTGGTTGGAGAGTCTCGCAGCGGTAAGTCCAGAGTGATTGATGCTCTTATGCTCAAGCATAAAGAAGATCGCACTCAAGAAGGCTTGCGGGTCCCCATTCTCAAAGTCACCACCCCAGCCAAACCGACTGTCAAAGGATTCGTGGACGCGATGCTGTATGCGATTGGTGACCGCGTCAAGACTGGCCGTGAAACCGAGATCACGAAAACAGAGCGACTGAAGCTACTGCTGAAACAGGCCGGTACCACGTTACTGGTGATTGAAGAGTTTCAGCATTTTTATGATCGAGGTTCGCGTAAGGTTCAGCATCACCTGTCTGATTTCCTGAAGAACCTGCTGGAGGAAACCAAGATCTTTTTGGTCGTCGTTGGTCTGCCAACTTCCATTAACGTGATTAACCAGAACGAACAGTTGAGTGGTCGTATGCTGGGTGTTATCAAAATGCAGCGTTACAACTGGTCGAATAAGGACTCTCAGTATGAGTTCATCAGGATTCTAATGGGGTTTAAGTCTGGGTTGAGAGGCTTCAAACTGCCTGCGATCGGTAATGAGAATATTGCCTTCCGGTTTTTCTGCGCGTCCGGCGGTTTGATTGGTTATGTCGTCAAGATTCTCAAACAGGCGGTATGTGATGCCATCGAGGAGGATAGAACCGAAATCACCATGCGACATCTGGAGGAGGCTTTCAGTAACGCTATATGGCTAGAGGGTGTTTCGTTTGCGCATAACCCGTTTGCATCATCGTTCGATCCTACTCCCACCAAAGCGCTCATGGATCAGGTTGCAAGGATTGGTCTTTCGGCTGCTGACCTGGAGAGTTTACGCATGCGCGAGCTCAATACCAAAGGCGCATTATTAACGCCGAAAGGAGGTTTGTACAATTGA
- a CDS encoding DDE-type integrase/transposase/recombinase, with protein MGVAYFQKGAVISFKGRVSTLKREVGEALWQLEDSQTGYLETSKLDEMLLALESGDLTFILERDKFVKTPPTKALLIDTTDAGFDLAKLKRGCVKAVEGLPATKAMYQAALQEFWNTHSLTQPIPHWITVRRWVLKFMKGARDIQALLEQHQRKGNRRNRYPDAVIEVVERFIDNVYLTTSRPTQTRILELATADIQERNQWAMQSGKLPLPSARLVKRLIDQIPAFDRDVARRGATVARRMYRGKLNHIETNQRLEVAEIDHTQLDIFVVDDAGIPLGRPWLTVCIDKHTRCILGIYIGFESPSYLSVARCLKHALKPKLSLQTEYPSIKNAWEAFGVMKTLVVDNGMEFHSDSFEKACYQFDIEIKYTPRKSPWYKGSVERFMRTINDGISHGNPGTTFSNIFEKEDYDPEKHAVIRYEKFKEIVFKWIADYYHQKPHAGLERVKPADAWRNADSLSNTPVATNLEVIDMLLGRRDECSLTHKGIQVNNLLYNSQEMILWRKQCGDKLTVEVLVDEGNLGQVHIKHPVDGNYVAVPALNQAYAQGLSLWQHKLYRKYAKNRIGQDNEKGWMRASKDIHEMVMAEVGFKKTSARLRAKRGRLIEDQKRTQHIVEQYHEAEAELMPDAMMMSLSLNEVEGFSAIVQERRK; from the coding sequence ATGGGCGTCGCTTATTTCCAAAAAGGTGCAGTAATTTCGTTCAAAGGACGCGTGTCTACGCTCAAGCGTGAAGTGGGTGAAGCCCTATGGCAGCTTGAGGATTCACAGACGGGCTATCTTGAGACTTCTAAGTTGGATGAAATGTTATTGGCGCTTGAGTCCGGGGATCTGACTTTTATTTTGGAGCGTGACAAGTTTGTCAAAACACCCCCTACTAAAGCACTGCTGATTGATACCACTGATGCAGGATTTGATCTTGCCAAGCTCAAACGTGGATGCGTGAAAGCAGTAGAGGGTCTACCCGCGACCAAGGCAATGTATCAAGCCGCCTTACAGGAGTTTTGGAATACCCATAGTTTGACGCAGCCGATTCCCCACTGGATCACGGTGCGAAGATGGGTATTGAAGTTCATGAAAGGGGCACGGGATATTCAAGCTCTTTTGGAACAGCATCAACGCAAAGGTAATCGTCGCAACCGCTATCCTGATGCAGTGATTGAAGTGGTTGAGCGTTTTATTGATAACGTCTACCTGACCACATCACGCCCAACCCAAACAAGAATTCTGGAGTTGGCCACAGCGGATATTCAGGAGCGCAATCAATGGGCGATGCAAAGTGGCAAGTTACCTCTCCCATCTGCGCGGCTGGTGAAGCGTTTAATTGATCAAATCCCGGCCTTTGACCGAGATGTTGCCCGTCGCGGGGCGACTGTCGCGCGCAGAATGTATCGCGGCAAGCTCAACCATATCGAGACCAATCAGCGGCTAGAGGTGGCTGAGATTGATCACACCCAACTGGATATCTTTGTGGTGGATGACGCTGGTATTCCACTGGGGCGGCCGTGGCTCACGGTTTGTATTGATAAGCATACCCGTTGCATCTTGGGTATTTATATCGGTTTCGAGTCGCCTAGTTATCTGTCTGTCGCCAGATGCTTGAAGCATGCGCTGAAACCTAAGCTTTCTCTGCAAACGGAATACCCGAGTATTAAAAATGCCTGGGAGGCGTTTGGTGTGATGAAAACACTGGTGGTGGATAACGGAATGGAGTTTCACAGCGATAGCTTTGAAAAGGCCTGCTATCAGTTTGATATCGAGATCAAATATACACCTCGTAAGTCTCCCTGGTACAAGGGCAGTGTTGAGCGTTTTATGAGAACGATCAACGATGGTATCAGTCATGGTAACCCTGGGACTACGTTCAGCAACATCTTTGAGAAAGAGGATTACGACCCAGAGAAACATGCCGTGATTCGCTATGAAAAATTCAAGGAAATCGTTTTCAAGTGGATTGCTGACTATTACCACCAGAAGCCTCACGCAGGTCTGGAAAGGGTGAAACCGGCGGATGCTTGGCGAAATGCTGACTCACTCAGTAATACGCCAGTCGCCACCAATCTTGAAGTCATCGACATGTTGTTGGGCAGACGCGATGAGTGCTCTCTCACGCATAAGGGTATTCAGGTGAATAACCTGCTCTACAACTCACAGGAAATGATCCTCTGGCGTAAGCAGTGTGGCGACAAATTGACGGTCGAAGTCTTAGTTGATGAGGGCAATCTTGGCCAAGTGCATATCAAGCATCCAGTGGATGGTAACTATGTCGCGGTGCCTGCGCTGAATCAGGCATACGCCCAAGGCTTATCGCTTTGGCAGCACAAGCTTTATCGCAAGTATGCCAAAAACAGAATCGGCCAGGATAACGAAAAAGGATGGATGCGTGCTTCCAAAGACATCCACGAAATGGTGATGGCTGAGGTTGGTTTTAAAAAGACCAGCGCAAGGCTGCGAGCCAAACGGGGTCGTCTGATTGAAGATCAAAAGCGTACCCAACACATCGTCGAGCAGTATCACGAAGCTGAGGCTGAGTTGATGCCGGATGCCATGATGATGTCTTTATCCCTAAATGAAGTTGAAGGTTTTTCCGCAATCGTACAGGAGCGTCGTAAATGA
- a CDS encoding Wadjet anti-phage system protein JetA family protein, producing MAIPWNITSRNGVGSAANLLFERLPERIFAPLASPNRQRYWALLCTLHANRFGPDAPLPPSKGFAVREILQDIQDELLSQDSWENEDGQPLETDFSVRAHMIFNRLSDSGWFRMESFGLEKRVTMRPAVSKFLTFMVSFAETGPVFVSGKIRSIELNIQQVLDGQADGDTLSETADQARSLMEHVRNTGTTVRDIMDSLSKETATAQYVRLFFNQYIENVFIGDYRELRTKEHPLSRRPQILRAVGEIQESEQHRARLIGWYESRRCAGDRRRAEMLFERDIQRLQDLRRIDEYLERLDDEIRMANRRALAYLEYRLRSLRPVDHMVKQAIEAVLSSNAQGLGDPFPVRVLVSGEALAEPRKHIERPAPSNLRRHVPSERELAKSRVMLRAQQARSVSAPKLAEYVRSQLDSKEHLSSEKLNMESVSNVRNFQALSSISMAMSADSRRLMLSAMTLAKGFRVRFTGTLETQGNGISGRPFIVESRKATAGSSESKK from the coding sequence ATGGCTATTCCCTGGAACATAACGTCTCGAAATGGAGTAGGCTCGGCTGCTAACCTGTTATTCGAGCGCTTGCCTGAGAGAATCTTCGCACCACTGGCATCGCCAAACCGTCAGCGATACTGGGCGCTTTTATGCACTTTGCATGCCAACCGTTTTGGCCCGGATGCTCCCCTACCACCGAGCAAGGGGTTCGCAGTTAGGGAAATACTACAGGACATCCAAGATGAGTTGCTGAGTCAGGACTCTTGGGAAAATGAGGATGGTCAGCCGCTAGAGACGGATTTTTCGGTGCGAGCGCACATGATATTCAACCGCCTGTCCGATAGTGGTTGGTTTCGCATGGAATCATTTGGTCTTGAGAAGCGCGTCACGATGCGACCTGCTGTGAGCAAGTTTCTCACCTTTATGGTGTCTTTTGCTGAGACCGGCCCTGTATTCGTCTCTGGCAAAATTCGTTCCATAGAACTCAACATCCAGCAAGTGCTTGATGGACAGGCAGATGGCGACACGCTCTCTGAAACGGCAGATCAGGCGCGGAGTTTGATGGAACATGTGCGCAACACTGGCACCACCGTGCGCGACATCATGGACTCACTGTCGAAAGAAACCGCTACGGCACAATATGTGCGGCTCTTTTTCAATCAGTATATTGAAAACGTCTTCATTGGTGACTATCGAGAGCTTAGGACAAAGGAACATCCACTTTCTCGCCGACCACAAATCCTCCGAGCAGTGGGTGAAATTCAGGAATCCGAACAACATCGAGCGCGTCTGATTGGCTGGTATGAGTCCAGGCGCTGTGCGGGCGATCGACGCCGGGCAGAGATGCTATTTGAGCGGGATATACAGAGGTTGCAGGATTTACGTCGCATCGACGAGTATCTTGAGCGCCTTGATGACGAGATCCGGATGGCTAACCGTCGAGCTCTCGCTTACCTCGAATATCGGCTACGCTCCCTGAGACCAGTCGATCACATGGTAAAGCAAGCAATTGAAGCCGTGTTGTCATCCAATGCCCAAGGGCTAGGTGACCCCTTCCCTGTACGGGTGTTAGTTAGCGGAGAAGCTTTAGCAGAGCCGCGCAAACATATCGAGCGCCCAGCGCCCTCCAATCTACGTCGGCATGTGCCATCTGAAAGAGAGTTGGCAAAGTCTAGGGTGATGTTGCGTGCGCAGCAAGCACGGTCTGTCTCTGCACCTAAACTTGCTGAATATGTACGCTCGCAACTGGACTCAAAAGAACATTTGTCCAGCGAAAAACTGAATATGGAGTCCGTCAGCAATGTGCGCAACTTTCAGGCTCTGTCGTCCATCAGCATGGCTATGAGCGCCGACAGCAGGCGGCTAATGCTTTCGGCGATGACACTAGCCAAGGGTTTCCGCGTACGCTTTACAGGCACATTAGAAACCCAGGGGAATGGAATTTCCGGCCGTCCCTTCATCGTTGAATCAAGAAAAGCCACTGCCGGATCTTCGGAGTCAAAAAAATGA
- a CDS encoding DUF4194 domain-containing protein: protein MSHYWDNLSARTNGQHTSEEFESAAYRLVVEQVIYYADRHSRATYWLIEGFERDFREALAPLGITLDVNRQLRYVYAKPQYAKAGTASVAQTLLALVLRALYDEGARLGQFTDDGEVVCDLVELEEKYRLMTGRELPGKGEFSELMRTMKRWGIAKKSDESLVQRGDSDQTLPYAVIIRPAIADILGEMALLRLAQWKELDHMPRIEDTESEDDHEVTE, encoded by the coding sequence ATGAGTCACTACTGGGATAATCTTTCCGCCCGCACCAATGGGCAACATACGTCGGAGGAGTTCGAGTCTGCAGCTTACCGACTTGTCGTAGAACAGGTCATTTATTATGCGGACCGTCATAGCCGCGCCACTTATTGGCTGATCGAGGGCTTCGAACGTGACTTCAGGGAAGCCCTCGCCCCACTGGGCATCACACTAGATGTCAACCGACAGTTGCGCTATGTCTATGCCAAGCCCCAGTACGCAAAGGCTGGCACGGCATCCGTGGCTCAGACTTTGCTCGCCCTCGTGCTGCGAGCACTCTATGATGAAGGCGCACGGCTTGGCCAATTTACCGATGATGGCGAGGTCGTCTGTGACTTAGTAGAGCTTGAAGAGAAATATCGTTTAATGACTGGGCGCGAACTGCCAGGCAAAGGCGAATTTTCCGAGCTGATGCGAACTATGAAGCGATGGGGAATTGCCAAAAAGTCCGACGAAAGCTTGGTACAGAGGGGGGATTCCGATCAGACACTGCCTTACGCCGTCATCATCCGACCAGCAATCGCTGACATCCTCGGAGAAATGGCATTACTTCGCCTCGCCCAATGGAAGGAGTTAGATCATATGCCTCGAATTGAGGATACTGAGTCGGAAGACGATCATGAGGTGACTGAATGA
- a CDS encoding SbcC/MukB-like Walker B domain-containing protein has protein sequence MKKLEKIRLVQFFLFEREEILVDEITGIFGPNASGKSSMLDAVQIAMLGANTRNFALNAQADEEQRTSRTLRAYCLGQYGENAEDRARDHATTYISLIWRDTVTGAPLTMGVCIGASSDRDGHDVLGRYLLPGVELQMSDHLEVVDGRERPREWSSFRHQLRDKEKITGEDSLYPDTQRYIKAVLLALRGSGNVPEMESFVRAFRFALRMRFDRTVDHIVRNDVLESRPTNIRKFREVTDTFRQLSQLVADIERKIIDGKKVEAEFIKAAEECGRLATWDVMSKMTSLEIATEAHNQAIDSKMQVEDEQKSKRDELKRVEDDISSASQEALRYRTLKEAHGAHKDYGVLQSRIQADTQLVQQKEKSLRSELKLVQKTLAEAAKSEVLKGQAETMSAAAEDIRTLAEREQILTSDDVDTTIRPAIKSAEQALSEVQRQMTLLNQQLEESDKNHKDLQASLERVKDGRPQLANHVQRLLTELQDHGLHPTPVCDLVRIIDLEWQPVIESYLNINLQALLVEPNEEKEAFRIYRGMNGQRAVYGAKIAMASRQQTGRNTEPGTVAELIEGDHPAAVAFLRRQLGDIMRVTTDTEALSGKRTMTTDGMLVSAADFEKMRPTPKSSFMIGTGSPAHIAAVQQEVAAAASIISAIKNAIRGLQPLIDSLRLIANEDLIVRSMTETLVEMDRAQREASSNASLLEGMADEEYVRMGQQEQEWINKASELSIIKDSLNREVGKIEEKLIQLVKDEEQAKERVQAAVNAAEEARKNPEYDHEYWLSQWDRVIEMFDDKLPERVTHCDKQRERAKDRMNDSIVRGMKEFGAFLTNYKEQTLTDTSEWRDAHKWLAELLQRLEKTELAGYSKEMDAAYRTSQETFRNDVAIALNDNLEWLGDTMSRLNEVLSKCPSFSNGERYRFRRVVKPHLASLLKFIKDVAAYGPTQDLLGGAGDLPQEFKELLNEKAAPGAAGIKSPLDDYREFYDFDIEILREDTITKENKVVGHLSKRLGPGSGGEHRSPLYVIAGAALASAYRLDRGNHDGLRLMLLDEAFNKMDITNIVATMRYLEQLGLQVFMASPGENLGILTAFLRRYYDILRDPENNTVRFEGHNVSEEIRIQFKEDLPEFNPNLVEQEIEVMRAEAIAMARQRELAE, from the coding sequence ATGAAAAAACTGGAAAAAATCCGTTTAGTCCAATTTTTCCTGTTTGAGAGGGAAGAGATTTTGGTGGATGAAATCACCGGTATTTTCGGACCAAACGCCAGTGGCAAAAGCTCGATGCTAGACGCGGTTCAGATAGCCATGCTTGGAGCAAATACTCGCAATTTCGCCCTGAATGCTCAAGCAGATGAGGAGCAACGCACGTCACGCACGCTTCGCGCCTACTGCCTGGGGCAATACGGAGAAAATGCCGAGGATAGAGCGCGAGACCATGCCACAACGTATATCTCATTAATCTGGCGAGACACGGTAACAGGTGCTCCGTTGACAATGGGAGTGTGTATCGGCGCCTCTTCGGATCGTGATGGTCATGACGTCCTTGGCCGATATTTGTTGCCAGGAGTCGAACTTCAGATGAGCGATCACCTGGAAGTAGTCGACGGGCGGGAGCGGCCCCGCGAGTGGTCAAGTTTCCGTCATCAACTGCGCGATAAGGAAAAGATTACTGGAGAAGATTCGCTATACCCAGATACCCAACGCTATATTAAAGCTGTACTGCTGGCACTGCGTGGTTCGGGAAATGTCCCAGAAATGGAATCGTTTGTCAGAGCTTTTCGTTTCGCCTTACGCATGCGTTTCGACCGCACCGTCGATCATATCGTCCGAAACGATGTGCTGGAGTCGCGCCCGACCAATATTAGGAAGTTCCGCGAGGTCACCGATACTTTTCGGCAGCTCTCTCAACTTGTTGCCGACATTGAGCGAAAAATCATCGATGGAAAAAAAGTAGAAGCCGAGTTCATTAAGGCGGCTGAGGAGTGCGGCCGCCTGGCAACATGGGATGTCATGAGTAAGATGACATCCTTAGAGATTGCAACAGAGGCCCACAATCAAGCCATCGACTCTAAAATGCAGGTCGAGGATGAGCAAAAGTCCAAGCGTGATGAGCTGAAGAGAGTGGAAGACGATATCTCTTCTGCTAGCCAGGAGGCGCTGCGATACCGGACCTTGAAGGAAGCTCATGGCGCACATAAAGATTATGGCGTCTTGCAGTCGAGAATTCAGGCTGACACGCAACTGGTACAGCAGAAAGAGAAGAGTCTTCGCAGCGAACTAAAGCTCGTTCAGAAGACTCTGGCGGAAGCTGCCAAGTCCGAAGTCCTGAAAGGACAGGCAGAAACCATGTCGGCTGCTGCAGAAGATATTCGCACTTTGGCCGAGCGGGAGCAAATCCTGACCAGCGACGACGTGGACACCACGATACGTCCAGCCATCAAGAGTGCGGAGCAGGCGCTTTCCGAAGTTCAGAGGCAAATGACTTTGCTTAACCAGCAACTGGAAGAATCCGACAAAAATCACAAGGACTTACAGGCATCACTAGAAAGGGTCAAGGATGGACGACCACAACTGGCTAATCATGTGCAAAGATTACTCACCGAGCTACAGGATCACGGTCTGCATCCAACGCCAGTATGCGACTTAGTCAGAATCATTGATTTAGAGTGGCAACCGGTGATCGAGTCCTACCTGAACATCAATTTGCAGGCTTTATTGGTCGAACCCAACGAGGAAAAGGAAGCTTTTCGTATCTATCGCGGCATGAATGGCCAGCGAGCGGTCTACGGCGCGAAGATCGCCATGGCGAGCCGACAGCAGACAGGGCGAAATACAGAACCCGGCACTGTTGCAGAACTGATTGAGGGAGACCACCCAGCTGCCGTAGCCTTCCTTCGCCGTCAGCTTGGCGACATCATGCGAGTGACAACGGATACAGAGGCGCTCTCCGGAAAGAGAACTATGACGACAGACGGCATGCTGGTTTCCGCCGCTGATTTCGAAAAGATGCGACCAACACCCAAGAGTAGTTTTATGATCGGAACAGGTAGCCCCGCTCATATCGCAGCTGTACAACAAGAAGTTGCCGCGGCGGCTTCCATAATATCTGCTATCAAGAACGCTATTCGAGGTCTGCAACCGTTGATAGATAGTCTGCGCCTTATTGCCAATGAGGATTTGATCGTCAGGTCCATGACGGAAACGTTGGTCGAAATGGATCGAGCGCAGCGCGAAGCGTCGTCGAATGCCTCGCTGTTGGAGGGCATGGCTGATGAAGAATATGTCCGTATGGGACAGCAGGAACAGGAATGGATAAACAAAGCATCCGAACTTAGCATTATAAAGGATAGCCTTAACCGAGAAGTCGGTAAGATCGAAGAAAAACTCATTCAGTTGGTTAAGGATGAGGAGCAGGCTAAAGAGAGAGTTCAAGCTGCTGTAAATGCGGCCGAGGAGGCTCGGAAGAACCCAGAGTATGACCACGAATATTGGCTGTCTCAATGGGATCGAGTAATTGAAATGTTCGACGATAAGCTGCCGGAAAGGGTGACACATTGCGATAAGCAGCGGGAACGTGCCAAAGACCGTATGAATGACTCCATCGTTCGTGGCATGAAGGAGTTCGGCGCATTCCTTACGAACTACAAGGAACAGACCCTGACGGACACCAGTGAATGGCGGGATGCACACAAATGGCTTGCCGAACTGCTTCAGCGTCTTGAGAAGACAGAGCTTGCCGGTTACAGCAAAGAAATGGATGCAGCATACCGTACCTCGCAGGAGACATTCCGAAATGACGTTGCGATTGCGCTGAATGACAACCTTGAATGGCTCGGAGACACTATGAGTCGCTTGAATGAAGTCCTGAGCAAATGTCCATCATTCTCGAATGGCGAGCGTTACCGCTTCCGTCGCGTGGTAAAACCACACTTAGCGTCTTTGCTCAAGTTTATCAAGGATGTGGCGGCCTATGGCCCGACGCAAGACCTGCTGGGCGGTGCGGGAGATTTGCCGCAAGAATTCAAGGAATTACTAAATGAAAAGGCTGCTCCAGGTGCGGCAGGCATTAAGAGTCCGTTGGATGACTATCGAGAGTTCTATGACTTCGATATTGAGATTCTGCGCGAAGATACTATCACAAAAGAAAACAAGGTCGTGGGTCACCTCAGCAAACGTCTGGGCCCTGGATCTGGCGGCGAACATCGCTCTCCCTTGTATGTGATCGCCGGTGCCGCACTTGCCTCGGCGTACAGGCTGGATCGTGGAAATCATGACGGGCTGCGCCTGATGCTGCTAGACGAAGCCTTTAACAAGATGGATATTACTAACATTGTTGCTACCATGCGCTACTTGGAGCAATTAGGCCTGCAGGTATTTATGGCCAGCCCAGGAGAAAATCTTGGAATTCTTACTGCGTTCCTGCGGCGATATTATGACATATTGCGCGATCCTGAAAATAACACGGTCAGGTTTGAAGGGCACAACGTTTCTGAAGAAATCCGCATCCAATTCAAGGAAGACTTACCGGAATTCAACCCTAATCTCGTCGAGCAGGAAATAGAAGTCATGCGAGCAGAGGCTATTGCAATGGCGAGGCAAAGGGAGTTGGCTGAGTAA